ACGGCACCGGCGTCGGACTGACGGGGGCGGACCTGCAGCGCGACAGCGCCCTGGAGGCCCTCTACGGCAGCAACACCCGACGCCAGGGCGGGCTTGCCGGGTCCTCACCCCGAGTGGCGCGGTGGCTGGGGGACATCCGCACCTTCTTTCCCTCCACCGTGGTGCAGGTCATGCAGCGCGACGCCATGACACGCCTGGGCCTTGCCGACCTGCTGCTCGAGCCCGAGATGATCGATGCCGTCCAGCCCGACCTCGACATGGTCACCACCCTGATGGGCCTCTCCGGTGCCATCCCCGACCGGTCGAAGCAGGCAGCCCGCCTCCTGGTGAGGGCCGTCACCGACGACCTGGTCGCCCGGTTGGAGTCCACCACCCGACAGGCGATCAGCGGCGCCATCAACCGATCGGCGCGGACCCGCAGGCCACGCCACGGCGACATCGACTGGCCGGCGACCATCGCGGCCAACCTCGCGCACTACCAGCCCGAGTACCGCACGGTCATCCCGCACCGGCTGGTGGGCCATGCGCGTCGGCGCAGCCACATCGACCGGCGGATCGTGCTGTGCCTCGACCAGTCCGGTTCGATGGCCGACAGCATCGTCTACGCGTCGGTGTTCGGCGCGATCCTTGCGTCGTTGCCGGCGGTCGACGTGCGCCTGGTGGTGTTCGACACGACAGTCGTCGACCTGACCGACCGGGTCGAGGACCCCGTCGACGTGCTGTTCGGCGTGCAGCTGGGTGGGGGCACCGACATCAACGCGGCCCTCGCGTACTGCCAGCAGCTGATCGAGCAGCCCAGCGACACCGTGTTCGTCCTGGTGTCGGACCTCCACGAGGGCGGGGTCCGGACCGAGATGCTGCGGCGCTTCGGCCAGCTCGTCACCTCCGGGACCACCGCGATCGCGCTGCTGACGCTGTCCGACACCGGCACGCCGTCGTGGGACGCCGACAACGCTGCCGCCCTCGCCGAGCTCGGGGTGCCGGCCTTCGCCTGCACCCCCGACCTGTTCGCCGACATGATGGCCGGCGCGATCAACCGTGACGACGTCGGCCGCTGGGCCGCCGACAACGACATCGCCGTGGCTCAGCCTCCCGAATGAGCCTCCGGACCCGTCCTGGGCCTCAGCCGTCCGCGAGCACGATCACCCGGTCGCCAGCCCCGAGCCGGACCTCCCCCGAGCGAGGGGGATTGACCACCACGCCGTAGGCGGCTGCGGGGTCGTCGGCCCGGGCGATCAACCGATAGCCGATGGCCGTCTCGCCCCGGGCCGAGGCGGCGGCGACAACCGTGCTGAAGGGGGTGGACAGGTCGGGCAGTACGTACTGCTCGGCCGGACGGAGGTAGATCTCGGA
The nucleotide sequence above comes from Euzebya pacifica. Encoded proteins:
- a CDS encoding VWA domain-containing protein; the encoded protein is MTDHEVPDARAEERLRRWRLVLGSDNDADGTGVGLTGADLQRDSALEALYGSNTRRQGGLAGSSPRVARWLGDIRTFFPSTVVQVMQRDAMTRLGLADLLLEPEMIDAVQPDLDMVTTLMGLSGAIPDRSKQAARLLVRAVTDDLVARLESTTRQAISGAINRSARTRRPRHGDIDWPATIAANLAHYQPEYRTVIPHRLVGHARRRSHIDRRIVLCLDQSGSMADSIVYASVFGAILASLPAVDVRLVVFDTTVVDLTDRVEDPVDVLFGVQLGGGTDINAALAYCQQLIEQPSDTVFVLVSDLHEGGVRTEMLRRFGQLVTSGTTAIALLTLSDTGTPSWDADNAAALAELGVPAFACTPDLFADMMAGAINRDDVGRWAADNDIAVAQPPE